A region from the Panicum hallii strain FIL2 chromosome 1, PHallii_v3.1, whole genome shotgun sequence genome encodes:
- the LOC112890897 gene encoding uncharacterized protein LOC112890897, translating to MEDYYYFPSSGQTASYVDAGFPGHAASRDPSSPPPRTRRASRDAGELRHHYLDACFRCRRHLGGNKDIFMYRGDIPFCSEDCRQQQIEADEARERGSKQPAAAKGERERRQRRQSSSPKRIPLWAR from the exons ATGGAGGACTACTACTACTTCCCCAGCTCCGGGCAGACCGCCAGCTACGTCGACGCGGGCTTCCCGGGCCACGCTGCGTCTCGCgacccgagctcgccgccgccgaggacCCGCCGCGCGTCCCgcgacgccggcgagctccggcacCACTACCTCGACGCCTGCTTCCGGTGCCGGCGGCATCTCGGCGGGAACAAGGACATCTTCATGTACAG GGGCGACATCCCGTTCTGCAGCGAGGATTGCCGGCAGCAGCAGATCGAGGCCGACGAGGCGAGGGAGAGGGGCTCCAAGCAGCCCGCCGCCGCGAAGGGGGAGCgtgagcggcggcagcggcggcagagCAGCAGCCCGAAGAGGATCCCCCTCTGGGCGCGGTAG
- the LOC112890877 gene encoding uncharacterized protein LOC112890877 has product MDWLPGELCLKIFQLLDHQSLASAPQVCRKWRALTSDDELWRKLFSDRWGADAAAFYAPEGSKSWKDVFVVQDRCDRFGLGVRIIREGKEYYLIYQGEIQRYLGSRQDTDGDGGKDAPRQGAEDDEQRQISNRILFFLGDLEAACADAKRVKG; this is encoded by the exons ATGGATTGGTTGCCCGGGGAGCTTTGCCTCAAGATCTTCCAGCTCCTGGATCACCAGTCCCTCGCCTCCGCTCCCCAAG TTTGCAGGAAATGGAGGGCGTTGACCTCCGACGATGAGCTGTGGCGCAAGCTGTTCAGCGACAGGTGGGGAGCGGACGCCGCGGCGTTCTACGCGCCGGAGGGCTCCAAGTCCTGGAAGGACGTCTTCGTCGTGCAGGACCGGTGCGACCGCTTCGGACT GGGTGTCAGAATCATCAGGGAAGGGAAGGAATACTACCTGATCTACCAGGGCGAGATCCAGAGGTACTTGGGCTCGCGCCAGGACACGGACGGTGATGGCGGCAAGGACGCGCCGCGGCAGGGCGCTGAAGACGACGAGCAGCGGCAGATATCGAACCGGATCCTGTTCTTCCTGGGGGATCTGGAGGCAGCCTGTGCGGACGCTAAACGTGTCAAGGGGTGA
- the LOC112890906 gene encoding uncharacterized protein LOC112890906 → MGGAGHSVHFLDACFLCRRPLAGNRDIFMYRGDTAFCSDECRSAQMAADEAAERKERASGASARAVTHGALPAREAEGPQERGKVRAGSILAL, encoded by the exons ATGGGGGGAGCGGGGCACAGCGTGCATTTCTTGGACGCGTGCTTCCTCTGCCGGAGGCCGCTCGCCGGCAACCGCGACATCTTCATGTACAG AGGGGACACGGCGTTCTGCAGCGACGAGTGCCGGAGCGCGCAGATGGCGGCGGACGAGGCGGCggagaggaaggagagggcGAGCGGCGCCAGCGCCAGGGCGGTGACGCATGGGGCCCTGCCCGCCAGGGAAGCCGAAGGCCCGCAGGAGCGCGGCAAGGTCCGGGCCGGGTCCATCCTGGCCCTGTAA
- the LOC112879094 gene encoding uncharacterized protein At4g15970-like, protein MGRPPRTDLAQSSVTFLRRFSGNSPLRPSRASALRRVAAVLLLAAAVALPCAVLYRAAADATAPVYIPRARRPLLQWDPPPPPPVEVSAEDGDADPFPTDDLDSEDLRLELVLQEASMDNKTVILTTLNAAWASPGSVIDLFIDSFRRGVGTSSLLRHLVIVAFDWKAYKRCVKIHPYCFALTTEDVDFSEEKRFQTTGYLEMMWKRLDFLRLVLEKGYSFVFSDADIMWFRNPFPFFHSEGDFQIACDHYVGNAMDLRNVANGGFNYVKSNDQSIEFYKFWYSSRFRYPGYHDQDVFNFIKHDPYTADIGLTIKFLSTSYFGGICEPSRDLNKVCTMHANCCIGLQSKIHDLRIMMEDWRNYMSMPPSLKRFGALSWRVPQNCSLSLLSP, encoded by the exons ATGGGGAGGCCGCCGCGCACGGACCTGGCCCAATCCTCCGTCACGTTCCTGCGCCGCTTCAGCGGGAACTCGCCGCTGCGGCCTTCGCGTGCGTCGGCGCTGCGGAGAGTGGCGGCGGTGCTCCTCCTTGCCGCCGCGGTGGCGCTGCCCTGCGCCGTGCTgtaccgcgccgccgcggatgcTACGGCTCCGGTGTACATCCCGCGGGCGCGCCGGCCCTTGTTGCAGTgggacccgccgccgcctcctccggttGAGGTCTCCGCGGAGGACGGCGACGCCGATCCCTTCCCCACCGACGATCTG GACAGCGAAGATCTCAGACTAGAGCTGGTTCTGCAGGAGGCTTCCATGGACAATAAGACCGTAATATTGACGACCCTGAATGCTGCATGGGCTTCGCCGGGCTCAGTGATAGACCTTTTCATCGATAGTTTCCGTCGTGGTGTTGGTACTAGTTCACTTTTGAGACATCTTGTGATAGTAGCATTTGATTGGAAGGCATATAAACGATGTGTCAAGATCCATCCCTATTGCTTTGCTCTTACAACTGAAGATGTCGATTTTTCTGAAGAGAAGAGGTTTCAGACCACTGGGTACCTTGAAATGATGTGGAAAAGGCTGGATTTCTTGCGGCTAGTGCTTGAAAAAGGTTACAGCTTCGTTTTCTCG GATGCTGATATCATGTGGTTCCGCAATCCTTTTCCATTCTTTCATTCTGAGGGAGACTTCCAGATTGCATGCGATCACTACGTGGGCAATGCAATGGACTTGAGGAACGTAGCCAATGGAGGATTCAACTATGTGAAGTCGAATGATCAAAGCATAGAATTTTACAAGTTTTGGTATTCTTCTCGATTTAGGTATCCTGGGTACCATGATCAGGACGTATTTAATTTTATAAAGCACGATCCTTACACTGCAGATATTGGTCTGACAATTAAGTTCTTAAGTACATCGTACTTTGGTGGCATTTGTGAGCCAAGCAGAGATTTAAATAAGGTTTGCACCATGCATGCAAACTGCTGTATTGGACTGCAGAGCAAAATTCATGACTTGAGAATCATGATGGAAGACTGGAGGAACTATATGTCAATGCCACCAAGCCTAAAACGTTTTGGAGCACTGTCATGGAGGGTACCTCAAAATTGCAG CCTCTCGTTATTAAGCCCGTGA
- the LOC112890886 gene encoding uncharacterized protein LOC112890886, with protein sequence MEFTSSCFHAFGNPDFAAVFSGGSAQAHRPRRSTEGSARAAAEDGRSPSSARRAPSMFCVPDTEAEEPNQFLDECTLCRKALCGDIFMYRGDTPFCSDECRREQIEMDRVRHRRKKQHALLAAQQAAAVMAQREHRPQRQLQPQH encoded by the exons aTGGAGTTCACGTCGTCCTGCTTCCACGCGTTCGGCAACCCGGACTTCGCGGCGGTGTTCTCCGGCGGCAGCGCGCAGGCCCACCGGCCGCGGCGCTCCACGGAGGGCagcgcgagggcggcggcggaggacggccggaGCCCCTCGtccgcgcgccgcgcgccgtCCATGTTCTGCGTCCCCGACACGGAGGCCGAGGAGCCGAACCAATTCCTGGACGAGTGCACCCTCTGCCGCAAGGCGCTCTGCGGCGACATCTTCATGTACAG AGGGGACACGCCGTTCTGCAGCGACGAGTGCAGGAGGGAGCAGATCGAGATGGACCGCGTGAGGCACCGGAGGAAGAAGCAGCACGCCCTCCTggcggcgcagcaggcggcggcggtcaTGGCGCAGCGGGAACACCGTCCCCAGCGGCAGCTCCAGCCACAGCACTAG
- the LOC112890868 gene encoding UPF0160 protein C694.04c-like, whose protein sequence is MLGAAWRVLQRAVTSPLLGTGRSQIRSPFPTMASLSPAAASSPKRLRVYSSAPAGGEDGAGSGRRVGTHNGSFHCDEALGCFLIRLTSQFAGADVVRTRDPQILDTLDAVLDVGGVYDPSRHRYDHHQKGFNEVFGHGFNTKLSSAGLVYKHFGKEIIAKELGLNEDHEDVHRLYLAIYKSFVEALDAIDNGINQYDTDQPPKYVNNTHLSSRVGRLNPDWTDPDQSPEKENAAFQQAMMLSGSEFMESVRFHVKSWLPARSIVLECLLSRGKVDPSGEIMILDRFCPWKLHLFELEEELKIDPLTKYVLYQDERSKSWRVQAVAVAPDRFESRKALPEKWRGMRDDELSAETGIPGCVFVHMSGFIGGNKTYEGALEMARAALKC, encoded by the exons ATGCTCGGCGCCGCCTGGAGGGTGTTGCAGCGAGCCGTCACGTCTCCTCTCCTCGGCACGGGGCGATCCCAAATCCGGAGCCCTTTCCCCACCATGGCGTCTCTCTCGCCGGCGGCTGCCTCCTCGCCGAAGAGGCTGAGGGTCTACTCGtccgcccccgccggcggcgaggacggcgcTGGGAGCGGCAGGCGAGTGGGGACCCACAACGGCAGCTTCCACTGCGACGAGGCGCTCGGCTGCTTCCTCATCCGCCTCACCTCCCAGTTCGCGGGCGCCGACGTCGTCCGCACCCGCGACCCCCAG ATCCTTGATACACTGGATGCCGTGCTTGATGTCGGTGGTGTCTATGATCCCAGCCGGCATCGATATGATCATCACCAGAAGGGCTTCAATGAGGTTTTTGGACATGGATTCAACACAAAACTTAGCAGTGCTGGACTTGTCTACAAG CATTTTGGTAAGGAGATAATTGCTAAGGAGCTTGGACTTAATGAAGATCACGAAGATGTTCACCGCCTGTATCTTGCAATATATAAAAGCTTTGTTGAG GCACTTGATGCAATTGACAATGGAATCAATCAATATGACACAGACCAACCACCAAAGTATGTGAACAATACACACTTGTCTTCACGTGTTGGACGTCTTAATCCGGACTGGACTGATCCAGACCAGTCACCTGAGAAGGAGAACGCTGCATTTCAACAGGCCATGATGCTATCTGGAAGTGAATTTATGGAG AGTGTTCGCTTTCATGTTAAATCATGGTTACCTGCAAGATCTATTGTCCTGGAGTGTCTGTTATCAAGAGGAAAGGTTGACCCGAGTGGAGAAATCATGATTTTGGATAGATTCTGCCCG TGGAAGCTTCATCTATTCGAGCTTGAAGAGGAGCTGAAGATTGATCCTCTGACCAAGTATGTGCTGTATCAG GATGAGAGGAGCAAGAGCTGGCGAGTACAAGCCGTTGCTGTTGCTCCTGACAGGTTCGAGAGCCGAAAGGCTCTGCCAGAGAAGTGGAGGGGCATGAGAGATGATGAACTGTCTGCAGAAACTGGCATTCCAGGATGCGTGTTTGTCCATATGAGTGGCTTCATCGGCGGCAACAAGACCTACGAGGGAGCGTTGGAGATGGCAAGAGCTGCTCTGAAATGCTGA
- the LOC112878450 gene encoding uncharacterized protein LOC112878450, producing the protein MASSSSNSFFDIEPLECGETCRATMDACSLCGKRLAGDRDIFMYRGDTPFCSEECRYRRMVSDGVGARKNKKPFNFNTEHRHEAPAAARPARVRIAADVPVAN; encoded by the exons atggcttcctcttcctccaacTCGTTCTTCGACATCGAGCCGCTCGAGTGCGGCGAGACCTGCCGCGCCACCATGGACGCCTGCTCCCTCTGCGGGAAGCGCCTGGCCGGGGACCGCGACATCTTCATGTACAG AGGGGACACGCCGTTCTGCAGCGAGGAGTGCCGGTACCGCCGGATGGTGAGCGACGGCGTGGGTGCgcggaagaacaagaagccctTCAACTTCAACACGGAGCACAGGCACGAGGCGCCTGCGGCCGCCCGGCCCGCCCGCGTCCGGATCGCGGCAGACGTGCCCGTCGCGAACTAA